GCGGTAAATTTTTTTGATCTGGCACGATCCAAATTTGCAGCAAATGCACCTGCTCGGTTTTAGAAGGGTTGTACTCGCTGTGAGTTACACCCGTGCCGGCACTCATTTTTTGCACCTCACCCGGACTAATAATCGAGCCGGTTCCCAAACTATCTTTGTGTTCTAACGCCCCTTCCAAGACATAAGTAATAATTTCCATGTCTCTGTGGGGATGCGTGCCAAAACCCCGCCCCGGTTGCACCCAATCTTCGTTAATCACTCGTAAAGCCCTAAATCCCATGTTATTGGGATCGTAATAATTGGCGAATGAAAAAGAGTGATAAGAATCCAGCCAACCGTGATTTGCGTGTCCCCGTTCTTCAGATTTCCGTAGTGTAATCACTGTCGCCTCCTAATAATTTGAATGTCTTTTCAAGAGTGCCGGCACAAAAGCACCGCCCCTACAGCCTGGTTATGATTTTTCTGAGAATTTGCCTTCGCCGGCCTCTCATTTCTTCCAGCTACTCACCCTCAACAGATCGCTAATTTAAAGTTGAGTGTTGACACCGTTACAAAAAAGAGAATTTGCCGTAATTTTTCGCGGGTTTATTCATAAATTTCCCTCAAATATTCATCGCAGGTTTAAAGTTATATTTGTAACTTTCCTTGCCCCTGCTTTCTTCTATATACACTGTAAAATAAGTACAGCTTTAATGTAAAGAATGCACTTTAAAGTAAGATACTACCCAAAAAGATACTAAGGAGCGAAAACATGGAAAGCCGCGCTCACAGCGACAAACCCACCTGTGCAGTAGAAACCGCCCTCAAAGTCATTGGGGGACGCTGGAAAGTTTTAATTATTCGAGAATTGTTTCAAGGAGTCAAACGTTTCGGGGAATTACATCGCGCCATGCACGGCATCACCCAGAAGATGCTCACCCAGCAGTTGCGAGAGATGGAACAAGACGGCATCGTTCACCGGCAAGTTTATTTACAAGTCCCCCCCAAGGTAGAATACTCCCTCACACCCTTAGGGGAATCACTCAAACCCGTTCTCAACTCAATCCACGAATGGGGCATTCAATATGAAGAAGGCAAAACAGATCATTTTGAAGAATAAACCACTAGCCAAAATCTCCACTAGCCAATTTATCTCAAACACCAA
Above is a genomic segment from Microcoleus sp. FACHB-68 containing:
- a CDS encoding pirin family protein: MITLRKSEERGHANHGWLDSYHSFSFANYYDPNNMGFRALRVINEDWVQPGRGFGTHPHRDMEIITYVLEGALEHKDSLGTGSIISPGEVQKMSAGTGVTHSEYNPSKTEQVHLLQIWIVPDQKNLPPSYEQKTYPTAEKRNQLRLIASPEGQDGSVTVHQDVNLYASVLDAGEKVVHELSPNRHVWVQVAQGEITVNGLSLSAGDAAAISEENRVVVMANTASELLLFDLA
- a CDS encoding helix-turn-helix domain-containing protein, producing the protein MESRAHSDKPTCAVETALKVIGGRWKVLIIRELFQGVKRFGELHRAMHGITQKMLTQQLREMEQDGIVHRQVYLQVPPKVEYSLTPLGESLKPVLNSIHEWGIQYEEGKTDHFEE